A genome region from Nitrospira sp. includes the following:
- a CDS encoding toll/interleukin-1 receptor domain-containing protein has product MASLTPVREAVETQTAAKPDLRDCFLCHAWDDRQGAAKQLNDLLEAAGVKVWFSEKDLGLGVPMMRAIDKGLAASKIGLVLVTPALLARLPKEGVADKELSALLQGNRLVPIVHGTTYAALRDVSPMLASRSGLDTSEDTMTVIATKIAELVAIWS; this is encoded by the coding sequence ATGGCGTCACTCACACCGGTCCGTGAGGCTGTTGAGACTCAAACGGCGGCGAAGCCAGATTTGCGTGATTGCTTCCTCTGCCACGCCTGGGATGACCGGCAAGGAGCCGCCAAACAACTCAACGACCTGCTTGAGGCGGCTGGTGTCAAGGTTTGGTTCAGTGAGAAGGACCTTGGCCTTGGCGTGCCGATGATGCGCGCTATCGACAAGGGCTTGGCGGCCTCGAAAATAGGACTCGTTCTAGTGACCCCTGCGCTGCTCGCACGGCTCCCTAAAGAGGGTGTTGCCGACAAGGAGCTGTCGGCCCTTTTGCAGGGTAACCGGCTGGTGCCTATCGTGCACGGTACGACCTACGCAGCACTCCGCGATGTCAGCCCCATGCTCGCTTCGCGAAGCGGTCTGGACACATCGGAAGACACAATGACGGTTATCGCAACGAAGATTGCCGAGCTGGTCGCCATCTGGAGCTGA
- a CDS encoding dCMP deaminase family protein, translating into MAYSIGAKPMQKWDARFCELARYISSWSKDPNAKVGAVVFSKKGGNISIGYNGFPMGVEDSAERLTDKDTKLELVVHAEVNALIAAGARAEGSILYVWGKPVCARCAGPIIQAGIKRVVALAPGHTDSPWDKSGKTAHQMFLEAGIIIDFYTVTDSGENNA; encoded by the coding sequence GTGGCATACAGTATCGGGGCAAAACCAATGCAGAAGTGGGATGCACGTTTCTGTGAGTTGGCCAGATATATTTCAAGTTGGTCAAAAGATCCAAACGCAAAAGTTGGGGCGGTGGTCTTTTCCAAGAAAGGTGGAAATATTTCTATTGGCTATAACGGTTTCCCGATGGGCGTAGAAGATTCCGCAGAACGGCTGACTGATAAAGATACCAAACTCGAGTTAGTTGTACATGCCGAAGTAAATGCTCTAATTGCAGCTGGGGCTCGCGCTGAGGGCTCAATACTCTATGTTTGGGGAAAGCCAGTTTGCGCAAGGTGTGCAGGACCGATTATTCAAGCTGGGATTAAAAGAGTTGTTGCATTGGCCCCTGGCCATACTGACTCACCATGGGATAAGAGTGGCAAAACAGCACATCAAATGTTTCTTGAGGCAGGGATCATTATCGACTTCTATACAGTCACTGATTCTGGAGAAAATAATGCCTAA
- a CDS encoding DUF433 domain-containing protein — MDDRIVVDPNICSGKPTVRGTRIMVKNILGMVAGGYTMAGIIDAYPELTNNDVTAALEYASQVIDEEKVIPRA, encoded by the coding sequence ATGGATGATCGTATCGTTGTCGATCCAAACATCTGCAGCGGAAAGCCTACAGTTCGGGGCACCCGCATTATGGTGAAAAACATTCTCGGCATGGTGGCCGGTGGCTATACCATGGCCGGGATCATTGACGCGTACCCCGAACTGACCAACAACGATGTCACTGCCGCGCTTGAGTATGCCAGCCAGGTGATTGACGAAGAGAAAGTCATTCCGCGTGCCTGA
- a CDS encoding FkbM family methyltransferase: MRDFSLNVITPAIPLVSVIIPTRNRAQLLREALTSVFAQEGRGNLFELEVIVIDDASSDETGAIVRQFPLVRYLRLETNRGPAAARNAGIKFSKGGYVAFLDDDDLWLPNRLMAEVPILETQSDIGVIYGHGLVKDIRGNIVLWPPSGPSGRVFEEFLTRTDDFINIDTLLVRREVIDRAGYFDETVETMEHYEFALRLAYHCQWHFVNDPVARGRESKQGKHHQDIISGSNEHALRIIIEKTLRLLPDSPDADLMRRRARIAVCATIAGQRWWRGGGVESVRTFLLSELQANPWLGEAPAIWQHIRKTVRVLAVSSHRPLEAVRRFWEDVVKALGTESRGPRYGWENFLAEAAEAIREDGSSPFQAGALALRGLIQNPARCTRRLLLVIANMIALGFTRPPRLLLEACGIMKPEARWSALLAQLAASPNVFFVEVGANDGFAFDPIYESVVKHGWHGLLIEPLPDLFAQLRETYEGREGMLFENVAVADYTGQKTMIRVDPEAVELGRVPYWAKGIGSFFHDRNALGGQRISDAEFATIRPHIISEPVRCDTLENLFQKHRIHKVDLLQIDVESYDYQVLKQFDFSRLRPRVIRMEWDNLPEDEKQMTVALLKQWGYRTSPLEFDLIAWHSD; encoded by the coding sequence GTGCGAGATTTTTCACTCAACGTCATCACTCCCGCCATCCCGCTCGTCAGCGTCATCATCCCTACTCGCAACCGTGCGCAGCTGTTGCGAGAGGCGTTGACCTCGGTCTTTGCACAGGAGGGACGAGGCAACCTGTTTGAACTGGAAGTGATTGTGATCGATGATGCCTCCTCGGATGAAACCGGTGCCATCGTGCGCCAATTTCCACTGGTGCGATATCTGCGATTGGAGACGAATCGAGGCCCGGCGGCGGCACGGAATGCCGGAATTAAATTCAGTAAAGGAGGGTATGTCGCCTTTTTAGATGATGATGACCTCTGGCTTCCCAACCGCCTTATGGCCGAGGTACCTATTTTAGAAACACAGAGCGACATTGGGGTCATCTATGGTCACGGCCTCGTGAAGGACATCCGCGGCAATATTGTCCTTTGGCCTCCATCTGGTCCCTCAGGTCGAGTGTTTGAGGAGTTCTTAACTCGAACCGACGATTTCATCAATATTGACACACTCCTTGTAAGGCGAGAGGTGATTGATCGAGCCGGATATTTTGATGAAACGGTCGAGACAATGGAACACTACGAATTTGCCTTGCGTCTCGCCTATCACTGCCAGTGGCATTTCGTGAATGATCCTGTCGCCCGTGGGAGAGAATCTAAACAAGGAAAACATCACCAAGATATTATCAGTGGCTCGAATGAGCACGCACTCCGAATCATTATTGAGAAGACGTTACGGCTGCTTCCAGACTCACCCGATGCCGACTTGATGAGGCGCCGTGCCAGAATCGCCGTCTGTGCAACCATTGCGGGACAACGGTGGTGGCGTGGAGGGGGGGTCGAATCCGTTCGAACGTTCCTCCTTTCGGAGTTACAAGCTAACCCCTGGTTGGGAGAGGCGCCGGCCATTTGGCAACATATACGAAAAACCGTGCGGGTGCTCGCCGTTTCATCGCACCGCCCCTTGGAGGCCGTGCGCAGATTTTGGGAAGATGTGGTCAAGGCCCTGGGAACAGAATCGCGGGGACCGCGGTATGGCTGGGAAAATTTCTTGGCGGAGGCGGCCGAAGCGATACGTGAAGATGGGAGCTCACCGTTCCAGGCGGGTGCGCTTGCATTGCGCGGCCTGATCCAGAATCCTGCACGATGCACTCGAAGGTTGCTGCTCGTTATTGCCAATATGATTGCACTCGGGTTCACCCGCCCACCGAGGCTCTTGTTGGAAGCCTGCGGAATTATGAAACCGGAGGCACGATGGTCGGCCCTTCTCGCACAACTTGCAGCCTCCCCGAATGTCTTCTTCGTCGAGGTCGGCGCAAATGACGGGTTCGCGTTCGATCCTATCTACGAATCGGTCGTCAAACATGGGTGGCACGGACTTCTAATAGAGCCGCTTCCTGACCTGTTTGCGCAACTTCGCGAGACATATGAAGGCCGAGAGGGCATGCTGTTTGAGAACGTGGCCGTCGCCGACTATACCGGACAAAAAACAATGATTCGGGTGGACCCTGAAGCAGTGGAGTTGGGACGCGTACCGTACTGGGCAAAGGGCATTGGGTCGTTCTTTCACGACCGAAATGCTCTGGGTGGGCAACGAATTTCCGACGCGGAGTTTGCGACGATTCGACCACATATTATCTCTGAACCGGTCCGATGTGACACGCTCGAAAATTTGTTTCAAAAACACAGGATTCACAAGGTTGATCTGCTTCAAATCGATGTAGAAAGTTATGATTATCAGGTCTTGAAACAGTTTGACTTCTCGCGCCTCCGACCCCGTGTGATCCGCATGGAATGGGACAACCTTCCCGAAGATGAAAAACAAATGACCGTCGCTCTGTTGAAGCAATGGGGCTATCGAACGAGTCCGCTCGAATTCGATTTGATTGCATGGCACTCGGACTGA